Proteins encoded within one genomic window of Ideonella dechloratans:
- the mreD gene encoding rod shape-determining protein MreD — protein MSIMPRGADQLLLPVNPWFLWASMLLALALNLVPLGPTPWMPDFVALVLVFWSVHQPRRVGITTAFFFGLLMDVHHGSLLGQHALAYSLLGFFGIAIHRRVLWFGLSGQMAQVAPAFFAATLLTLLVRAVAGDGWPGWSMLVAPLAETLLWPVASLVLLAPQRRPPDPDKNRPL, from the coding sequence ATGAGCATCATGCCGCGGGGCGCGGACCAGTTGCTGCTGCCGGTCAACCCCTGGTTCCTGTGGGCCTCGATGCTGCTGGCGCTGGCTCTGAACCTGGTGCCCCTGGGCCCCACGCCCTGGATGCCCGACTTCGTGGCCCTGGTGCTGGTGTTCTGGAGCGTGCACCAGCCGCGCCGGGTGGGCATCACCACCGCCTTCTTCTTCGGCCTGCTGATGGACGTGCACCACGGCTCGCTGCTGGGCCAGCATGCGCTGGCCTACAGCCTGCTGGGCTTCTTCGGCATCGCCATCCACCGCCGGGTGCTGTGGTTCGGCCTGTCCGGCCAGATGGCCCAGGTGGCGCCCGCCTTCTTCGCAGCCACCCTGCTGACCCTGCTGGTGCGCGCGGTGGCGGGCGACGGCTGGCCGGGCTGGAGCATGCTGGTCGCGCCGCTGGCCGAGACCTTGCTGTGGCCGGTGGCCAGCCTGGTGCTGCTGGCACCGCAGCGCCGCCCACCCGATCCCGACAAGAACCGCCCCCTGTGA
- a CDS encoding rod shape-determining protein has translation MFASLRRYVSTDLAIDLGTANTLIYVRGKGIVLDEPSVVSIRHEGGPNGKKVIQAVGHEAKAMLGKVPGNIEAIRPMKDGVIADFVITEQMIKQFIKMVHPRSVLKPSPRIIICVPCGSTQVEKRAIRDAALGAGASEVHLIEEPMAAAIGAGLPVSEASGSMVIDIGGGTTEVGVISLGGMVYKGSVRVGGDKFDEAIINYIRRNYGMLIGEPTAEAIKKSIGSAFPGSEVKEMEVKGRNLSEGVPRSFTISSNEILEALTDPLNQIVSAVKNALEQTPPELGADIAERGMMLTGGGALLRDLDRLLAEETGLPVLVAEDPLTCVVRGCGMALESMERLGSIFTSE, from the coding sequence ATGTTCGCCTCCCTGCGTCGCTACGTTTCCACCGATCTCGCGATCGACCTCGGCACTGCCAACACCCTGATCTACGTCCGGGGCAAGGGCATCGTGCTCGATGAACCCTCGGTCGTCTCCATCCGCCACGAAGGCGGCCCGAACGGCAAGAAGGTCATCCAGGCCGTCGGCCACGAGGCCAAGGCCATGCTGGGCAAGGTGCCCGGCAACATCGAGGCCATCCGGCCCATGAAGGACGGCGTGATCGCCGACTTCGTGATCACCGAGCAGATGATCAAGCAGTTCATCAAGATGGTGCATCCGCGCTCGGTGCTCAAACCCAGCCCGCGCATCATCATCTGCGTGCCCTGCGGCTCCACCCAGGTGGAAAAGCGCGCCATCCGCGACGCCGCCCTGGGCGCCGGCGCCTCCGAGGTACACCTGATCGAGGAACCGATGGCTGCCGCGATCGGCGCGGGCCTGCCGGTGTCCGAGGCCTCCGGCTCGATGGTCATCGACATCGGCGGCGGCACCACCGAGGTCGGCGTGATCTCGCTGGGCGGCATGGTCTACAAGGGCTCGGTCCGCGTCGGCGGCGACAAGTTCGACGAGGCCATCATCAACTACATCCGCCGCAACTACGGCATGCTGATCGGCGAGCCCACCGCCGAGGCCATCAAGAAGAGCATCGGCAGCGCCTTCCCCGGCTCCGAGGTCAAGGAGATGGAGGTCAAGGGCCGCAACCTCTCCGAAGGCGTGCCGCGCAGCTTCACCATCTCGTCCAACGAGATCCTGGAAGCCCTGACCGACCCGCTCAACCAGATCGTGTCGGCCGTGAAGAACGCGCTGGAACAGACCCCGCCGGAACTGGGCGCCGACATCGCCGAGCGCGGCATGATGCTGACCGGCGGCGGTGCGCTGCTGCGCGACCTGGACCGCCTGCTGGCCGAGGAGACCGGCCTGCCGGTGCTGGTGGCCGAGGACCCGCTGACCTGCGTGGTGCGCGGCTGCGGCATGGCGCTCGAGAGCATGGAACGCCTGGGCTCGATCTTCACCTCGGAATAA
- the pyrE gene encoding orotate phosphoribosyltransferase, whose product MTNTTHTDPLAQDFVKFSVDAGVLRFGEFTTKAGRKSPYFFNTGLFDDGAKLMRLGEFYARRLLASGLEFDMLFGPAYKGITLAAAVAIGLAKEGRSVPYAYNRKEAKDHGEGGTLVGAPVQGRVLIIDDVITDGASKREAADMIRAAGATPVGVAITMDRQERASDDPANPRSGVQYVEQELGLKVLSIATLADLMQFLDTTGDPALAANRDKVSAYRQRYGV is encoded by the coding sequence ATGACGAACACCACCCACACCGACCCGCTGGCCCAGGACTTCGTGAAGTTCTCGGTGGACGCGGGGGTGCTGCGCTTCGGCGAGTTCACGACCAAGGCCGGCCGGAAGTCGCCGTACTTCTTCAACACGGGCCTGTTCGACGACGGCGCCAAGCTGATGCGGCTGGGTGAATTCTATGCACGCCGCCTGCTGGCCTCGGGGCTGGAATTCGACATGCTGTTCGGCCCGGCCTACAAGGGCATCACCCTGGCCGCCGCGGTGGCCATCGGCCTGGCCAAGGAGGGCCGCAGCGTGCCCTACGCCTACAACCGCAAGGAAGCCAAGGACCACGGCGAAGGCGGCACCCTGGTGGGCGCCCCGGTCCAGGGCCGGGTGCTGATCATCGACGACGTGATCACCGACGGTGCCTCCAAACGCGAGGCGGCCGACATGATCCGCGCGGCCGGCGCCACCCCCGTGGGCGTGGCCATCACGATGGACCGCCAGGAGCGCGCCAGCGACGACCCGGCCAACCCGCGCTCGGGCGTGCAGTACGTCGAGCAGGAGCTGGGGCTGAAGGTGCTGTCCATCGCCACGCTGGCCGACCTGATGCAGTTCCTGGACACCACCGGCGACCCGGCCCTGGCCGCCAACCGCGACAAGGTGTCGGCCTACCGCCAGCGCTACGGAGTGTGA
- the gatC gene encoding Asp-tRNA(Asn)/Glu-tRNA(Gln) amidotransferase subunit GatC, producing MALTPADVSRIAELARLELSGAEADAMLAQLNDFFGIVEQMSAVDTSGVEPLYTPLSAVMDVQLRLREDAVTEGNDRERNQRSAPAVDGGLFLVPKVIE from the coding sequence ATGGCCCTGACCCCTGCGGACGTGAGCCGCATCGCCGAGCTGGCGCGCCTGGAGCTTTCCGGTGCCGAGGCCGACGCGATGCTGGCCCAGCTCAACGACTTCTTCGGCATCGTCGAGCAGATGAGCGCCGTCGACACCAGCGGTGTCGAACCCCTGTACACCCCGCTGTCGGCGGTGATGGACGTGCAGCTGCGCCTGCGCGAGGACGCCGTCACCGAAGGCAACGACCGCGAGCGCAACCAGCGCAGCGCCCCGGCCGTCGATGGCGGCCTGTTCCTCGTGCCCAAGGTGATCGAATGA
- a CDS encoding DUF4124 domain-containing protein — protein MKRPTLWNTRPGWARSVLVVAGLAAGLPVLPARAAPPAKDGASAPIYSCVDANGRRLSSDRPIPECLSQEQNMLGKDGTVRKKMPPLLSPEQQARKDAERAAQARAEAARMEQVRNDRLLLSRYPTLAAHDQARQRALESTQKAIDTIQVRIAQLETERVVLANERAGLGFKAVPEDLKIRTNSNEGSLEAQRTLLRSMEAERARINLQYDNERQRLALLLAGLPPGAQVDAGQPSPSVVPAAR, from the coding sequence ATGAAGCGACCGACCCTGTGGAACACCCGCCCCGGGTGGGCACGGTCGGTTCTTGTCGTGGCCGGCCTGGCCGCCGGCCTGCCGGTGCTGCCGGCCCGGGCCGCCCCGCCGGCCAAGGATGGCGCATCCGCCCCCATCTACTCCTGCGTGGACGCCAACGGCCGGCGCCTGAGTTCGGACCGCCCCATCCCGGAATGCCTGAGCCAGGAGCAGAACATGCTGGGCAAGGACGGCACGGTGCGCAAGAAGATGCCGCCGCTGCTCTCCCCGGAACAACAGGCCCGAAAGGACGCCGAGCGCGCCGCCCAGGCCCGGGCCGAGGCCGCCCGCATGGAGCAGGTGCGCAACGACCGGCTGCTGCTGTCCCGCTACCCCACCCTGGCCGCCCATGACCAGGCACGCCAGCGGGCGCTGGAATCCACCCAGAAGGCGATCGACACGATCCAGGTGCGCATCGCGCAGCTGGAAACCGAGCGGGTGGTGCTGGCCAACGAGCGGGCGGGCCTGGGCTTCAAGGCCGTGCCTGAAGACCTGAAGATACGCACCAACTCCAACGAAGGCAGCCTGGAGGCCCAGCGCACCCTGCTGCGCAGCATGGAAGCCGAGCGCGCGCGCATCAACCTGCAGTACGACAACGAACGCCAGCGCCTGGCCCTGCTGCTGGCGGGCCTGCCACCGGGGGCCCAGGTGGATGCGGGCCAGCCGTCGCCATCCGTGGTACCCGCGGCGCGCTGA
- the gatB gene encoding Asp-tRNA(Asn)/Glu-tRNA(Gln) amidotransferase subunit GatB produces the protein MSSQPQLVRGYEVVIGLENHVQLSTRSKIFSGASTAFGAAPNTQACPVDLALPGTLPVLNRAAVERAIRFGLAVGAKVAPLSIFARKNYFYPDLPKGYQISQFEIPVVQGGSVAFFVGDRQKVVQLTRAHLEEDAGKSLHEDFHGQSGIDLNRAGTPLLEIVSEPDMRSAQEAVEYAKTLHALVMWLGICDGNMQEGSFRCDVNVSVRKPGEPFGTRREIKNLNSFRYLVDAVNYEVNWQIDQLEDGFTIQQATVLYNPDKGETRAMRSKEDSADYRYFPDPDLPPLVIAPEWVERVKGEMPELPRAMAERFQQADGLPAYDATMMTQSLAFARYYEAARDACGQPKLVANWLMGEVSKRLNAEERELQDAPVSPALLAQLIGRIQDGTISNNAARQVFDALWTGAGSEVDAVIEAKGLKQMNDSGALEKIVDEVIAANAKSVEEYKSGKDKAFNALVGQVMKASKGKANPAQATELLKKKLG, from the coding sequence ATGAGCAGCCAACCCCAACTCGTGCGTGGTTACGAGGTCGTGATCGGCCTGGAAAACCACGTCCAGCTCTCCACCCGGTCCAAGATCTTCAGCGGCGCCTCGACCGCCTTCGGCGCGGCGCCCAACACCCAGGCCTGCCCGGTGGACCTGGCCCTGCCGGGCACGCTGCCGGTGCTCAACCGCGCCGCGGTGGAGCGGGCCATCCGCTTCGGCCTGGCCGTGGGCGCCAAGGTGGCGCCGCTGTCCATCTTCGCCCGCAAGAACTACTTCTACCCGGATCTGCCCAAGGGCTACCAGATCTCGCAGTTCGAGATCCCGGTGGTGCAGGGCGGCAGCGTGGCGTTCTTCGTCGGTGACCGCCAGAAGGTGGTGCAACTCACCCGCGCCCACCTGGAGGAAGATGCCGGCAAGAGCCTGCACGAGGACTTCCACGGCCAGTCGGGTATCGACCTGAACCGCGCCGGCACGCCGCTGCTGGAGATCGTCTCCGAGCCCGACATGCGCTCGGCCCAGGAGGCCGTCGAATACGCCAAGACCCTGCATGCGCTGGTCATGTGGCTGGGCATCTGCGACGGCAACATGCAGGAAGGCTCCTTCCGCTGCGACGTCAACGTCTCGGTGCGCAAGCCCGGCGAGCCCTTCGGCACCCGCCGCGAGATCAAGAACCTCAACAGCTTCCGCTACCTGGTGGACGCGGTGAACTACGAGGTGAACTGGCAGATCGACCAGCTGGAGGACGGCTTCACCATCCAGCAGGCCACGGTGCTCTACAACCCCGACAAGGGCGAGACCCGGGCCATGCGCAGCAAGGAAGACTCGGCCGACTACCGCTACTTCCCCGACCCGGACCTGCCGCCGCTGGTCATCGCCCCTGAGTGGGTCGAGCGCGTGAAGGGCGAGATGCCCGAGCTGCCGCGCGCGATGGCCGAGCGCTTCCAGCAGGCCGACGGTCTGCCGGCCTACGACGCGACGATGATGACCCAGTCGCTGGCCTTCGCCCGCTACTATGAGGCCGCGCGCGACGCCTGCGGCCAGCCCAAGCTGGTGGCCAACTGGCTGATGGGCGAGGTGAGCAAGCGCCTGAACGCCGAGGAGCGCGAGCTCCAGGATGCGCCGGTCAGCCCGGCCCTGCTGGCGCAGCTGATCGGCCGCATCCAGGACGGCACCATCTCCAACAACGCCGCCCGTCAGGTCTTCGACGCCCTGTGGACCGGCGCCGGCAGCGAGGTGGACGCGGTCATCGAGGCCAAGGGCCTCAAGCAGATGAACGACAGCGGCGCGCTGGAGAAGATCGTCGACGAGGTGATCGCGGCCAACGCCAAGTCGGTCGAGGAGTACAAGTCCGGCAAGGACAAGGCCTTCAACGCCCTGGTCGGCCAGGTGATGAAGGCGTCCAAGGGCAAGGCCAACCCGGCCCAGGCCACCGAACTGCTGAAGAAGAAGCTCGGCTGA
- the mreC gene encoding rod shape-determining protein MreC — translation MPLGTLDRNPPPFFHQGPSALSRLLLAAALAIFLMAADHRFALIQPLRNALATGLLPAVRVLGLPVALVGGSADYIGGLDQALARNQALQRQLTAQAEQTSRAERLTQENAQLRGLLGLRPATPPRSQVAEVLYEAPDPYVHKLFIDRGTQQGVTEGMPVMNEHGILGQVTRAYLLSSEVTLLADRDATIPVLNARTQHRAAAFGSGDEGQMELRFVAANDDVKVGDTLLTSGVDGIYPAGVPVATVTSVNRQGEGGFAHIGLSPVAKTGGLRFVLLVGPVDKQADTAVAAAVAAASAAASAASAASANEFGSAPR, via the coding sequence ATGCCGCTCGGCACGCTCGACCGCAACCCGCCGCCGTTCTTCCACCAGGGCCCCTCGGCCCTGTCGAGGCTGCTGCTGGCTGCCGCCCTGGCCATCTTCCTGATGGCCGCGGACCACCGCTTCGCGCTCATCCAGCCCCTGCGCAACGCCCTGGCCACCGGCCTGCTGCCGGCGGTGCGTGTGCTCGGCCTGCCCGTGGCCCTGGTGGGCGGCAGTGCCGACTACATCGGCGGCCTGGACCAGGCCCTGGCCCGCAACCAGGCGCTGCAGCGCCAGCTGACCGCGCAGGCCGAGCAGACCAGCCGGGCCGAACGCCTGACCCAGGAGAACGCCCAGCTGCGCGGCCTGCTGGGCCTGCGCCCGGCCACCCCGCCCCGCAGCCAGGTGGCCGAAGTGCTCTACGAGGCCCCGGACCCCTACGTGCACAAGCTCTTCATCGACCGCGGCACGCAGCAAGGCGTGACCGAAGGCATGCCCGTGATGAACGAGCACGGCATCCTGGGCCAGGTGACCCGGGCCTACCTGCTGTCGTCCGAGGTGACGCTGCTGGCCGACCGCGACGCCACCATCCCGGTGCTCAACGCCCGCACCCAGCACCGCGCCGCCGCCTTCGGCTCCGGTGACGAGGGCCAGATGGAGCTGCGCTTCGTGGCCGCCAACGACGACGTGAAGGTGGGCGACACCCTGCTGACCAGCGGCGTGGATGGCATCTACCCGGCCGGCGTGCCGGTGGCCACGGTCACCTCCGTGAACCGCCAGGGCGAGGGCGGCTTCGCCCACATCGGCCTCAGCCCGGTGGCCAAGACCGGCGGCCTGCGCTTCGTGCTGCTGGTGGGGCCGGTGGACAAGCAGGCCGACACCGCGGTGGCCGCGGCCGTGGCCGCCGCCAGTGCCGCGGCATCCGCCGCCTCGGCCGCCAGCGCCAACGAGTTCGGGAGTGCGCCGCGATGA
- the mrdA gene encoding penicillin-binding protein 2, producing the protein MTELRNIQRELERFRFRLIAAAAFVLLGFGLLIARLVVLQVARHDELSTRAEANRIAVLPIVPQRGRILDRNGVVLATNYTAYTLEITPSKVGNLEQTIDQLAQLIDIQPRDRKRFKRQMEESKSFESLPIRTKLTDEEMARFLAQRFRFPGVDIKARLFRNYPLGDTASHLLGYIGRINQAEKTAMEDWDEDRQANYRGTEYIGKLGLEQSYEAELHGRTGYEEVETAASGRAVRRLNSHPPTPGNELHLSIDIKLQNLVERLYGDRRGALVAIDPRNGEVLAFVSKPTFDPNLFVDGIDFDSWRELNESIDKPLLNRALRGTYPPGSTFKPYMAMAALATGKRDPHLVIQDNLSYTFGGHTFGSPETDRAGPKDMRLAIITSSNVYFYSLAVEMGVDLIHDQLEPFGFGRKTGIDLEGEVTGVLPSTEWKRRTYKRPEQKRWYPGETVSLGIGQGYNNFTMTQLATAMATLSSGGQRFQPRLVREVEDVVSREKRIVSSDALPPLPLKPQDVSLVLDAMVGVAQQGTSSRVFAGAPYVSGGKTGTAQAVTMRANEKYSAARLAEHQRDHSLYIAFAPRDNPRVALAAIVENAGWGSAAAAPIARRVLDYLLADQYPSEEDIALVREGKSSGPPVGTPRRVEDVPLPSQTPVDLPLGLVPMPAAAASGASVAAPASAAVSGTAPRAAASHAAAGSAPVRAAAPGASR; encoded by the coding sequence ATGACCGAGTTGCGCAACATCCAGCGGGAACTGGAGCGCTTCCGCTTCCGCCTGATCGCGGCGGCGGCCTTCGTGCTGCTGGGCTTCGGGCTGCTGATCGCCCGGCTGGTGGTGCTGCAGGTGGCCCGCCACGACGAACTCTCCACCCGGGCCGAGGCCAACCGCATCGCGGTGCTGCCCATCGTGCCGCAGCGCGGCCGCATCCTGGACCGCAACGGCGTGGTGCTGGCCACCAACTACACCGCCTACACGCTGGAGATCACCCCGTCCAAGGTCGGCAACCTGGAGCAGACCATCGACCAGCTGGCCCAGCTGATCGACATCCAGCCGCGCGATCGCAAGCGCTTCAAGCGGCAGATGGAGGAGAGCAAGAGCTTCGAGAGCCTGCCCATCCGCACCAAGCTGACCGACGAGGAGATGGCCCGCTTCCTCGCCCAGCGCTTCCGCTTCCCCGGCGTGGACATCAAGGCGCGTCTGTTCCGCAACTACCCGCTGGGCGACACCGCCAGCCACCTGCTGGGCTACATCGGCCGCATCAACCAGGCCGAGAAGACCGCGATGGAGGACTGGGACGAGGATCGCCAGGCGAATTACCGCGGCACCGAATACATCGGCAAGCTGGGGCTGGAGCAGAGCTACGAGGCCGAGCTGCACGGTCGCACCGGCTATGAAGAGGTCGAGACCGCCGCCAGCGGCCGCGCGGTACGTCGTCTGAACAGCCACCCGCCCACCCCCGGCAACGAGCTGCACCTGTCGATCGACATCAAGCTGCAGAACCTGGTGGAGCGGCTCTACGGGGACCGCCGCGGCGCCCTGGTGGCCATCGACCCGCGCAACGGCGAGGTGCTGGCCTTCGTTTCCAAGCCCACCTTCGACCCCAACCTCTTCGTCGACGGCATCGACTTCGACAGCTGGCGCGAGCTCAACGAGTCGATCGACAAGCCCCTGCTCAACCGGGCGCTGCGCGGCACCTACCCGCCGGGCTCCACCTTCAAGCCCTACATGGCGATGGCCGCGCTGGCCACCGGCAAGCGCGACCCCCACCTGGTCATCCAGGACAACCTGAGCTACACCTTCGGCGGGCACACCTTCGGCAGCCCGGAAACCGACCGGGCCGGCCCCAAGGACATGCGGCTGGCCATCATCACCTCGTCCAACGTCTACTTCTACAGCCTGGCCGTGGAGATGGGCGTGGACCTGATCCACGACCAGCTCGAACCCTTCGGTTTCGGCCGCAAGACCGGCATCGACCTGGAGGGCGAAGTCACCGGCGTGCTGCCCTCCACCGAGTGGAAGCGGCGCACCTACAAGCGCCCCGAGCAGAAGCGGTGGTACCCGGGCGAGACGGTCTCGCTGGGCATCGGCCAGGGCTACAACAACTTCACCATGACCCAGCTGGCCACGGCCATGGCCACGCTGAGCTCGGGCGGCCAGCGCTTCCAGCCCCGGCTGGTGCGCGAGGTCGAGGACGTGGTCTCCCGCGAGAAGCGCATCGTCTCCTCCGACGCACTGCCACCGCTGCCGCTCAAGCCGCAGGATGTGTCGCTGGTGCTCGACGCCATGGTGGGCGTGGCCCAGCAGGGCACCTCCTCGCGCGTCTTTGCGGGCGCCCCCTATGTCAGCGGCGGCAAGACCGGCACGGCCCAGGCGGTGACCATGCGCGCCAACGAAAAGTACAGCGCAGCCCGGCTGGCCGAGCACCAGCGCGACCATTCGCTCTACATCGCCTTCGCGCCGCGCGACAACCCCCGGGTGGCACTGGCCGCCATCGTCGAGAACGCCGGCTGGGGATCGGCCGCCGCGGCGCCGATCGCCCGGCGCGTGCTGGATTACCTGCTGGCCGACCAGTACCCCAGCGAGGAAGACATCGCCCTGGTGCGCGAGGGCAAGTCCAGCGGGCCGCCGGTGGGCACCCCGCGCCGGGTGGAGGATGTGCCGCTGCCCAGCCAGACCCCGGTGGACCTGCCGCTGGGACTGGTGCCCATGCCGGCTGCGGCTGCCAGCGGCGCATCCGTGGCAGCGCCTGCCTCTGCCGCCGTCTCCGGCACGGCGCCCCGTGCCGCCGCCTCCCACGCCGCGGCAGGCAGCGCCCCTGTCCGCGCAGCCGCACCAGGAGCCTCCCGATGA
- the gatA gene encoding Asp-tRNA(Asn)/Glu-tRNA(Gln) amidotransferase subunit GatA produces MSADLHTLGVAAAARALADKTVSSVELTQAFLARAEAHAALGAFLHLDRDGALAAAQAADAARAAGQAGVLTGVPLAHKDIFVTADAPTTAGSKMLAGYQSPFDATVVARLKAAGTVSLGKLNCDEFAMGSANENSAYSPVQNPWDRTRVPGGSSGGSAAAVAARLVPAATGTDTGGSIRQPASFSGLTGIKPTYGVCSRYGMIAFASSLDQAGPMARSAEDCALLLSAMSGFDERDSTSAQRPPQDFHAQMLAPREGASAAKPLQGLRIGLPKEFFPAALAADVDGAVRAALAQLEALGATLVEVSLPRTELSIPVYYIIAPAEASSNLSRFDGVKFGHRAANYTDLLDMYKKTRAEGFGPEVKRRIMIGTYVLSHGYYDAYYLQAQKLRRMIADDFQRCFQQCDVIAGPVAPTVAWQIGAQGDDPLQAYLADIFTLPASLAGLPGMSVPAGFGAHGMPVGLQLIGNYFQEGTLLQAAHALQQVTDHHLRSPEGF; encoded by the coding sequence ATGAGCGCGGACCTGCACACCCTGGGCGTGGCCGCGGCCGCCCGCGCCCTGGCCGACAAGACCGTCTCCAGCGTCGAGCTGACCCAGGCTTTCCTGGCCCGTGCCGAAGCCCATGCCGCGCTGGGCGCCTTCCTGCACCTGGACCGTGACGGCGCCCTGGCCGCCGCCCAGGCCGCCGATGCCGCCCGCGCCGCCGGCCAGGCCGGTGTGCTGACCGGCGTGCCGCTGGCCCACAAGGACATCTTCGTCACCGCCGACGCGCCCACCACCGCCGGCTCCAAGATGCTGGCCGGCTACCAGAGCCCCTTCGACGCCACCGTGGTGGCGCGGCTGAAGGCGGCCGGCACGGTCAGCCTGGGCAAGCTCAACTGCGACGAGTTCGCGATGGGCTCGGCCAACGAGAACTCCGCCTACAGCCCGGTGCAGAACCCCTGGGACCGCACGCGCGTGCCCGGCGGCTCCTCCGGCGGTTCGGCCGCCGCGGTGGCCGCGCGCCTGGTGCCGGCAGCCACCGGCACCGACACCGGCGGCTCCATCCGCCAGCCGGCCAGCTTCTCGGGCCTCACCGGCATCAAGCCCACCTACGGCGTCTGCAGCCGCTACGGCATGATCGCCTTCGCTTCCAGCCTGGACCAGGCCGGCCCGATGGCCCGCTCGGCCGAGGACTGCGCGCTGCTGCTGTCGGCCATGAGCGGCTTCGACGAGCGCGACAGCACCAGCGCCCAGCGCCCGCCGCAGGATTTCCATGCCCAGATGCTGGCCCCGCGCGAGGGCGCCAGCGCCGCCAAGCCGCTGCAGGGCCTGCGCATCGGCCTGCCCAAAGAGTTCTTCCCGGCGGCTCTGGCCGCGGACGTGGACGGTGCGGTGCGTGCCGCGCTGGCGCAGCTGGAGGCCCTGGGCGCCACGCTGGTCGAGGTCAGCCTGCCGCGCACCGAGCTGTCCATCCCGGTGTACTACATCATTGCCCCGGCCGAGGCCAGCTCCAACCTGAGCCGCTTCGACGGTGTCAAGTTCGGTCATCGCGCGGCGAACTACACCGATCTGCTGGACATGTACAAGAAGACCCGGGCTGAAGGCTTCGGCCCCGAGGTCAAGCGCCGGATCATGATCGGCACCTATGTGCTCAGCCATGGTTACTACGACGCCTACTACCTGCAGGCCCAGAAGCTGCGCCGCATGATCGCCGACGACTTCCAGCGCTGCTTCCAGCAGTGCGATGTCATCGCCGGCCCGGTGGCCCCCACGGTGGCCTGGCAGATCGGCGCCCAGGGCGACGACCCGCTGCAGGCCTACCTGGCCGACATCTTCACCCTGCCCGCCAGCCTGGCCGGCCTGCCCGGCATGAGCGTGCCGGCCGGCTTCGGCGCCCACGGCATGCCGGTGGGCCTGCAGCTGATCGGCAACTACTTCCAGGAAGGCACCCTGCTGCAGGCCGCGCATGCGCTGCAGCAGGTCACCGACCATCACCTCCGCAGCCCGGAGGGTTTCTGA
- a CDS encoding exodeoxyribonuclease III: protein MGFRLVTLNLNGIRSAASKGFMPWTESIAPDCMGVQEVKAQAPDVQGKYDRVAGMAGHFHYAEKKGYSGVGVYSRHEPSDVVIGLGEPEFDAEGRYVELRFDKPGRQLSIISCYFPSGSSGEERQQAKFRFLDVVYPHLHALKGQREFILVGDVNIAHKEIDLKNWKGNQKNSGFLPEERAWMTRLLDEVGVVDVYRRLHPETTGEAYTWWSNRGQAYAKNVGWRLD from the coding sequence ATGGGATTCAGACTGGTCACACTCAACCTGAACGGCATCCGATCGGCGGCCAGCAAGGGCTTCATGCCCTGGACGGAGAGTATCGCGCCCGATTGTATGGGGGTGCAGGAAGTCAAGGCCCAGGCGCCCGACGTGCAGGGGAAATACGACAGGGTCGCCGGCATGGCGGGGCACTTCCACTATGCCGAGAAGAAGGGCTACTCCGGTGTCGGGGTGTACAGCCGCCACGAGCCCAGCGACGTGGTCATCGGCCTGGGCGAGCCGGAGTTCGATGCCGAAGGCCGCTATGTCGAGTTGCGCTTCGACAAGCCCGGACGCCAACTCAGCATCATCAGCTGCTACTTCCCCAGCGGCTCTTCGGGCGAGGAGCGCCAGCAGGCCAAGTTCCGCTTCCTGGACGTGGTCTACCCGCACCTGCACGCGCTCAAGGGCCAGCGCGAGTTCATCCTGGTCGGCGACGTGAACATCGCCCACAAGGAAATCGACCTGAAGAACTGGAAGGGCAACCAGAAGAACAGCGGTTTCCTGCCCGAGGAACGGGCCTGGATGACCCGGCTGCTGGACGAGGTCGGGGTGGTGGACGTCTACCGTCGCCTGCACCCCGAGACCACCGGCGAGGCCTACACCTGGTGGAGCAACCGCGGCCAGGCCTACGCGAAGAACGTGGGCTGGCGCCTGGACTAG